One candidate division WOR-3 bacterium genomic window, TTCTCTCGTCAAGTCAGGAAAAATTTTTTATAACCTGTAAGGGGGCAAAATGAAATTAACGGTCTGGTCCGGGGTTGTTTTTCTGGGACTGGTGGCTGGGTTGCTTGTCTGTCACAAAGAGGAGACCCTGATTACGCCGATTGATGCGCCCGTGCTACCGGGCCGGGGCTTCTTTATGGGTGTTCTGCCATCGCCGGCACAGAGTCAGGATTTTAGCGCCGCCTATCAGCAGGCAGCAGGCTATGCGGAGTTTGTCCCGGTCTGGGGCAGGCCCACGCCGTTTTACAACCTTGCGGCGGATTTGAAGGGCGATTGGGGAACAACCTTTGTTAAAGGTTATATCCGGGGCAACGGGATGTTTCCGCTTGTTCATTTGTCTTTTATTGATGCCGGAGTGACTCTGGCAACCCCGCCTGGAATGAGCGGCGCAACTTTAAGCGATTCTGCCTGGCGCGCGGCTTACAAAAAGGCGGCGCTGGATGTAGTGCGGGCAATAAAACCATATTACCTGTCGCTCGGCAATGAGGTCAACCGCTGGTATGAGAAGTACGGGATGGACGGTGCCAACGGGTTCAGCCATTATGTCAGCCTGTACCACGAGATTTACGATGCGGTGAAGGCGCTCGCGCCCGGGACCAAGGTGTTCTGTACCTTTGCCCGGGAGATTGTTGCCAAGAATCGGGAGGCGGACCTTACTGTTCTTGCTCTGTTTGACCCGGAGAAACTGGACCTGCTGGTCTTCACCAGTTACCCCTATGCGTTAGGCTGGATAAGTCCGGAAAGTGTGCCGGACGACTACTATAGCCGGGCAGCAGCCTATTTCCCCAATAAACCGTTTGGCTTTTCGGAAATCGCCTGGTCATCTTTGCCCGCGCTGGGCGGTGAGGAGGCGCAGGCGGCGTTCCTCAATCAGGCGGTAAATCGTTTGACCCGGGACCAGGGGCTGGATTTGAAACTTTTGGGCTGGGCATGGCTTCACGACTTAAGCGTTGATGATGGCAACGGGTTAATCAAACTTGACGGTAGCGAGAAGCAGGCTTACCAGGTGTGGAAACAAATATCGGGCCGATAGATTAATCGGCGGTTGAGGTGCGTAATTGCTGGACGAACCCGGCAAGGAGCTGGGGAAACTGTGCGGTTTGGACCGTGAAGCGGTGAAAATGGGCGGTTGCCACCGGCTTCTTGCCCGACCAATTCTCAAGGGTTGATAGTACCTTTTGCTCCCGCGGGTCGGCAGAGGTGCTGAAAAATGCCACTTTGGGCAACCGGCTTTTGTACAAATCAAGATAAACCTTTACCGGTAGCGGAGGACGCCCGGCCCAGGTTGGGGCACCGATGATTACGAGGTCATAAGAGCCGGGGTCAAATTTTTGCGGTTGCAGGGTCAACTTCTTTTTCCTCAGGAAAAGCCCGTACCAGATAACCGAAAACATGTTTTTGTACTCGTTACACTTTATCTCTTCAAGGTCAGCCTTCAGGGTCTCGGCTAAATACCGGGCAACTTTAGCGGTAATGCCGCTCCAGGAAAAGTAGACAACCAAGCATCTCATAATTTAGTTTACGCCGCGGTGGTGCCGGGTCAAGAGCACCGGTTGCAACTTTATTTTGCAAACAGTTTTAGATAGGCGCTGTAGCCCAGACGGGGCAGTTCGCTTTCGGGGATGAAGCGTAAGGCGGCAGAGTTGATGCAGTATCGGAAACCGGTCGGGGTGTTGTCCGGAAAGAGATGACCCAGATGGGAGTTGGCGTGGCGGCTGCGCACCTCGGTTCGGGTCATGCCGTGGGAGGTGTCAATGCGGGTGACGATGTTCGGTGGTTCTAAAGGTTTGGTGAAACTGGGCCAGCCGGTGCCGGAATCAAATTTGTCAAGAGAGGAGAAGAGTGGCTCACCTGATACCACATCAACATAGATGCCGGCTTGATGGTTGTTCCAGTATTCGTTGTTGAAAGGGGGTTCGGTGCCGTTCTCCTGGGTCACCTGATAGGACAAAGGCGTAAGGGTCGCTTTCAGGAGTTCGCGCGCCGGTTTCTGATAGCCGAGCCAGTACGATTGCCGTTCCGGGAAGAGGCGAAAGTTTTCATACCCCTGCCAGAACCTTTTAACCGTTGCCTCCCGACCCGAGGCGCGGTGGTAAGATTGGAACTGTTTTGGGCGCTTTTTGTAGTACTTCTGGTGGTAATCTTCGGCATACCAGAACTTCTTTGCGGGCAGGATTTTTGTCTCGATGTGCGGGAAGATGCCACTGGCGATGAGCCGTGCTTTTGCCTCCAGGGCGAGTTGCTTCTGGGTTTCGTCGGTGTAGAAGATGGCGGTGCGGTACTGTTCGCCCCGGTCGTAGAACTGACCGCTGTCATCGGTTGGGTCGATGTTCTGGAAGAACACCTCAAGGAGCCGTTCGTAAGAGAGGGTTTCCGGGTGATAGGTTATTTCAATCGCTTCCCGGTGTCCCGTGGTACCGCTGCATACCTCCTGATAGGTGGGGTTATCTTTTGTGCCCCCGGTATAGCCAACTTTGGTTTGTGCCCCCAAAAAGGAAAAAGCGAACTCCATACACCAGAAGCAGCCCCCGGCAAATATTGCCGTTGCCATCTTTACCTCTCTTTTTTTACCCTTGCCAGACTTTTAACAGAATGCCCAGCAGTTTCAACAGGATATGTTAAACCCTTTTACCGAATTAGTCAAGATGTGCTAAACCTCCTCAACCTTCACCTTGCCTTCTTCCGCTGCCGGAATGGCGATGAGATAGCCCTTTTTTAAGCCGAACTCCTTGACATAGAAACTGAACTCCTCTTTCTCCTCTTCAATATCTTCGTCGTCTTCGTAAGTTACCACCGTTGCCACTGCACCGTCGGGAAAGGCGAATTCAAACTCATATTCATAAACCTTGTGACACTTGTAGAGCAGGTCGTAATTGGTTCTTGTGAAGGCAACGCCCCGGAGCCGGAGTTCAACGCCGATTGCGGCGGGAAACAGTTTTTCGGTATCTTCCCGGTAGATAAACTCCCTGCCAAAGTAGTCAAACACCTCCTCAGCAGCAGACCGCAATGTGTTCATCAGTTCGGCGGTTGAAGGCTTTTCCCGGGGGTCTGCGACCGTGATGTTCAGTGTTCGGTCCGGTTTGGCAACCGGCTCCAGAAGCACCTCATCACCGAAACTCAAAACCGCACCCTGGTCGATATTGAGTGAGACCATATAAACCTGTGCCTGGCGGCGGTGCGATTCGGTGATTTTCTTAACCGCTTTCAGTTCCAGAACAGTCTCTTTATCGCTGGTTTTCGCCCAGAGCGGGTTGATGATTAAGTCCGCCCGACCATCGCTTACTCTGTAACCCTTGTAGAGGATTTCAAAGTTGCGCTGTCGTTCGTAGGGGATTTTTCGGATACGCAACTCGTGAGCGAACGCCTCTTCGTAAACATTTTCCTTGTAGCCCGGTCCAAGGATTTCCAAAACCTCTTCGGCTGCCTGCTTGATTGATTCATTTATGTCATTCTTGCTGGTCATATTTCAACCTCCAATCTAAACAATAAACGGTTCCCGGACCATCTGAGGTCTTCGGGAAAAGCCGCTGGTTGCTAAACGCGCTAAAACTACTTCCGGACCAGCGGATTGCCGCGGGCATCTTTTAACTGGCCCGTGGCGATGAGAATCACATCAATCAGCCACCAGATTCCCAGTCCGCCCAAGGTGATGAGTTTCAACACACCCAGGCCGGTGTAGCCGAGAAAGAAACGGTCCACGCCCAGTTGACCGAGAAAGATGGACAACAAAAGGGCGGTGAGCCAGTCTTTGCCTTGCGCCGGCGTTTGGTTGGTTTCGGTTGACATAGATTACTCCTTGTTTGGTTGGGGCTATCATATAGAATTAATAGTAACTGTCAATATGTTTCATCTTCGGCGTCCCGGTTTTCAACGGACGATGCCAACCGCCGGTTGGTGTTGTCAATTGTAAAGTGCAGTTCCTGGGTTGATGAGTATTCAGGAGCGGGCGATAATTTCAGCGCTTACCTTTCATAACAGCCGATGTCAACGCCACCACCCTGAGGTCGGGGTTGATATTCGCGGTCAAAACCCGGTGCGACTGAGGCATCACCGGCATCAACCGCCGGACTGCTGGCGTTTAAATGGTAGTCGCCGGCGCTCTGCCAGCCGGTGCGGACAAAGAGCGGATTGCCGTAGATGTTGCCGGTACCAATCTGGCTGACCTCAGCCGCAGTGTAGGTTGTGTCACCCTGAATTAACAGCCGGTCGTCTTGCGGCGTGTAGAAAAGGTTGTGGTGGATGTCGTAGTTGACGGCAGTGCCAAGCCAGAGTGCGGGCGCATTTGCTCCCCGGCTGGAAAATATCGTGTTGACAACACGCAAAAAAACCGGCACCGCAGGGTTGTCGTACTGGACATGCATCAAGTAATTTTCGCCCAGTGAATCGTCAACAGTGCAGTTCACGATTTCAAAATGGGCGTGCGCGTTCTCGGTACTGATGACAAGCGGCGACCAGGGCGTAGTGGTGTTGTCGCCATCGCCCCGGCCATAAATCAGGGTGTTTACCACCCTTGAAGAGTCACCCCACAGTTTTACGCCGTCACAGGAGTTGCTGGCAACCAGACATTCGTGGATAAAGGTGCGCTTTGCCTTGGAGTCCAAGCCATCGCCGTAGTTGTGAGTGACGGTCGTGTTGACAATCTCAATCGGTCCTTCGGACGCCTCAATACCAAACCCATCGGGTCGGTCATAAGGTCGGTTAGAACCGTTGCCACCCTGATAGTAATGGCCGCTGTAAGAAAGGTCACAATCTTTAATCAGCACATTGCGCAAACCACCCTGTTGTCCTGCCGGACCGCCAATACAGCCAAATCCGCAGTAGGTAAACTGGCAGTTGATGATTTGCAAATCGTCGGCATCGCCGATATCAACGCCAAACTCGTCAATGTGATGGACTTTGATGTCTTTCAGAACAATATGGGCAATTGGACCATTGGTGCCGGTAAAGGCTTCGCGAAACTGCCGACCGTTATTACTGGTGATTTCCAGATTTTCAATCCGGAGATACTGACAGTTGGATATGTCAAAGGCGGTGCTGAGGTTGTTTTCCCCGGCGATTACGGGCGTGCGGCTGCGGTCGCGGGCAAACACCACAAGGGTGTCACCCGGTTGAAGATGCGTTACCGCATAACTGAGCGTCTGAAAGGGCGCTGTAACGGTGCCCGGGTTTGCGTCACTGCCGTCCGGTGCCACATAGTATTTGCCCGTATGGTTGCCGCCGATGATGGTCACCCATTGCTGAGCGGCTCCTGAGGGCGGGAAGACGATATCGGACTCCCGGCTTAACAGATAGTCGTAATCGCCCTGCGGCGCTGGTGCTTTACAGCGCAAAATGGCAAGCAGAATTAACAAGAAAATATAGACCTTTTTCAATTAGCCTCCTTTTATTAATTTTATGGATGGCTGTATTGCCGTGTCAATGGCAAAATTTTCCTATTGTAAAACACTAAGAACATCAATACAGGATAAAAATTGGATTATATCCGCAACATAATCTTTTATACTATAGTCCTCTCCTGACGACTTAAATATTATTTCCGCAGGGGTCGGTCTTATGGCTAGTAAATTCTTATCATATTGTTTTATCATCTCAATTACCCTATCTGTAACTTCTTCTAATGTTATATTATTCCTATTTAACTGGAACTTGCTGATTTCTAATAAAATTTCATTATTTTTCGAAATTGAGATTACATAATTGTTCAAGTTTTTATTTTTCTTGAAATTCTGGTCTAACACCGACCTTTCACTAATCGTAATTATTTGTCCCAACCATAGGTCATCATACAACATTTCTTCCAGCTGTTTCTTAAAATGCTCAATATCGTACTGTTGCTCGCCCACAAAAAGGCTCTTAATAACTTCATTTCCATAAACAGCAACAATATTGACCTGTATTCCATCAATTATAAATTCTATAAGAAATGCCTTTTCAGGTAGCTTTTCTTCATAAATATTATGTTTAATATTTTTATCTTGCAGGGTTTTAATTATGTCGTTTTTACCCCTCAATAGACCATTATAACAGATACCCCATTCTTCATCTTTTTGCGTTGAGGCAGGTTCTCCTTGAATATCAAATAAGATTCCACCAATGAGAAAAACATTTCTTATGCCAGCATTCTTAATGCAGTTTCTAAAAGATTGATTCCCAATGATCAACTTTGCGAATTTATTAAACTTCTCCATCATTTCAACCCTTCCTGCAGTACAACCAGAGTAAACCTTCATTTTCAACTCACAAAAAGCAAGGTTATCTTTGCTCTTGCTAACAATGTCAAATTTTTGTTTTGTAAGTTCAGACTCCTCCAATTCGATAGTTTCTCCTAACCATTGGGGCAGTTTCATCAAAGCAAATTCAAACTCCATCCATTCTTTGGTTCCTAAGTCTTCCAATAGTTTGGCGACGAGACTTCCTCTTCCAGCCTGACTATGTTGATAATAGGATGTTATCGTCAATAAAGATTCATAAAGGCTATATAAGTTTTCATTCACAAGTGATGCTTGCGATAATCCATGAAAAACCTCATCAAAAATATTAAAAATTGATTCCATACTGAGCGTTCTTTTAAACATTTCTTGCACTCTCTTTAGGTACATTCTTTTAAGTCCTGCCTCTATTTCATTTCTTGGATCTGTACAAATGAGTAATTTTCTGAGTCGCATAATCTACACTCCCGCTGGTTTATGACAAATTATTACACTTTCTCCTCTTATTGCTCTATTACGCGCCCCCAACAGTGGATTGAATATCAATTTTTCAAATTTAAATCCTGTCTCTTCACAAAATTTCTTAGTTGTCATTGTCGTTGGGATTTTTTTGCCATTAACTGTACTATCACCAATTATGATTGCTAACTTTCCACCTGGTTTCAATGCCCAATAAATATTTTTTATGGATTCTTTCAAGTCCTCATAATACATAGCCACTTTTGTAGGCAAGCCACTATAATTACCTTTTGGCTTCCCATTTTTCATGCCCAGATATTTGGATTCAATTTTTTTCATATCTACACCTAAATAATCATAAGCGATCTTATCTTTGCCAACATAGTCTATTGAAAAATAATAAGGTGGACTTGTAATGCAAGCATCAAACCTTTCATTCATTTCACTCATATTTTTAAGTTCAAGTATATCCCCTTCTATGATTTTGGCGCGTTCAAATTTAAGCTCATATTTATCTTTAATTTCCATTGTTTTTTTATAGCAACTTGTTATGTAGTTTAATTTTTCAATGAAGAGCCCTACCTTACCTTTTTTATTATATCTTGAGGTCCTTACAAAGGCATCTATAGTATCAAAATATACTGCTAACATTAACTTATGTATTGTAGAATCGGAATGTTTCCATTTTTTATCTTCTATTGCCTGTAATATATCCTGTAATTCTTTTGTAGTGAAATTTAACTTTTGTTCGTTAATAAATAGCAAATCATTTTTCAATTCAGATAAAACAATCCCCATTGGCGTAACATCTATGCCTACACTTTTGATTCCCATAAGAGAAGCCTCGTGAGTAGCAGTCCCAGAGCCGTTAAAAGGGTCGAGAATAAGTGAATCATGATTCAATCTAAAAGCGTTAATTAAAGTTCTTACAACTCTTGGATAAAATTTTCCCTTATATGGATAAAGATTATGGAAAGCGTAAGCGTTAGTATCGCCAAACTTATCCACTAAATCAGTATAGAGGGTTGTTTTTCCTTTTACTTTTTCAAGGTGGGCAACCCTTAATCTTACAAATTCCCCATCGCCTTTGAAGTTAACTACTCTATTTACTGGATCAATTGTATATTCATCAGTTAATCCTTGTAGTTCCAAATCCAAAAATTCTAAATCAGCTAATGTCTGCATCCAGAAGCCAAAAATTGTATCCCCCTTAGGAAGAATATAATTTGCAAATTCCTTGGCATAAGCTTCTATTATTTCTTCATAAGATGGAAATTCATGAGTTCCAAACATTGTCGCTTGTTTTGTCTGTTTTTGAAGCAAGGTTTTTTTAGCCATATTTTGTTAGCTCCTTTTATCGATATTTAATTTAACCAATGATATCTTACTAAATATTCTTTTCCTTTTCAAGCGACCAATTGCGTATAACTTTTGCGTATAGCACAAGTTGCCAGAGGCAGGTGAATTCGGGTTAGTGCCGTAGGACACGAAATGCAAATCATGGATGAGGCAAGGGGCTTTGTTATAATGCATCGTCTTCAAACTCTTTCTCCATCAATTTTAACTCCTGTATCAGCCGCTCACGCTTTCTTTGATAACCGGCAAGCGTGCGCTCAATCTGGTCATCCTTCTTCTCCCGGGATTGTAATTTTGCAATGATGTGTTCAAGCTCAGTTAGCGCCGACTTTCGAACCCAATACCGGAAATAACTTTGGACCTCAGTGTCAATCTTCAGAACATCAAACGACCGGCCCTGGCCTATTTCCCGGTCCGTACTGGTGTCATAACAGACCCATTGCCCCTTATCGCCCCAGATATAAGCACCCGGTGCGAACTCCTTTGCCAGCTGCGCCACATCGTCCTTTGTGATGTCGGGAATGAAAAGCGAGCGTTCTGGTACACCGTCCCAATAACCTTTAATCGGGACATATCCATATCCCATTTCCCTGACCCTATCCATCAGTTTTGCCATCGCCGCAAGATTTTCCTTTTTGGGTCGGTCGCGAAACGCGGACACAATCCCAAAACGCCCGTTTTTGAATTGGTGCGACAACCGCCGCAGTGCGAGTTCTAACAGCATCTTCCCTAAAAAATCGTCCGGGTGCGCAACAATCATATCAACCCAATATATTTATGCGTAATCTGCGGTCAAGCAGGATAAACGATTCAGAAAATCTGGCCTTGGTTAAACTGGAAATTTCTTTGTGTTGCCTTTAAATCATTTTTTCTACAAAAATCTTCAACATCTTTCCAGGTAAGATACCCCCAATTCTTGATGCTCCAGTCTTGAAAATCAGGTGGATTATAATTTTTAAAGTCCATCTCGTAAAATCTTTTGGCATCTGAAGGATCTACCGGGACCAATGCAACAAAAAATGCATCATCAAGGTACTCCCCTAATATTATATTTACTGCCCGCAATACTACGCCATTCTTCCCAATTTTTCTGATTTTCTTTGTAGAACACTGTGGGAATGGTATCCCCTTTTCTTTAAGTTCTTCAAGCGCGGCTGTGCCGCCACTTTGTAATTTTTTGAATAGCCGGGTCTTGTGGTAGAGTTGGGTAAACAGATTGGATGAATCGACTTCATCTTTGAGCCCGTGCTTAAAATCATTAAATTCTTTGTCAAGAGACCTGAATTTACGATGAGAAGTTTTTACTTTTGCCTCAATAAATACCGATTGCTTATGACCGTCGTTGTTTATGAGTAATACAGCGTCAGCAACCCCAAAATCAGAGAATGATTGTTCAATTAATATCTTAACATCATTTTTAAGTTTAAAATGGACATCCCGATATGGAAAGGAAACTAAGGATATAAATTCATTAAGAAGGGCTTGGTTTCCGGGCAAGTAGTTTATCTCATAGAATAGTGAATTAATCATTCCTCTTTCGGAATAGCCCGTGATTTCCATTTTCCTCCTTTTAATTCCACCTTTTCTCTAAAGAATACGTTGCCATCGTTTCACCCAAAGGCTGTTTCCCGGGCATTATATGCAGGGTTAGAGGCACTGCCCGCGCCGCTATTTTAAGCTTTCGACTCGGCATCGCCGAAATGTAATTAATAAAAAATTAAAAGTCAAGAAATGCGAGCATTTTTAATTTAGTTTCCCAAGATGCAATTGGGGTCCTACTTTTTGTAATTAAAATGGTTTTTTGCGCCCGGAGCCGTGGTTCAGGACTTTTGCGACGATTTCGGACGCGGTGGTGTATTCGGGGTAGCGGGTGTAGACATAGCGAAGATGGTCAGGGCGGTTGGGTTTATTTAAATGGCGCGTTTGTTGACCATTAGGATGAAGCAAAGCGACATCGACCTTTTATGCTGTTAGGCGAAGAGCGTCAAACATCTTTCTTTTCCCACCTGTAGAGCCTTCTTGCTTTTTCCATACAGTCATTATAGGTGGTTTTGCTTCTCAGGAATGAATATTTCTCGTTGCTAATGTATTCGTGAAGTTGCTTAAGGGTAATTTAGGTGAGCTTGCAAGGCGAACGCGGGGGCTAAACGAGCAACAGTATGGCGCCGGCACACACCCTAAATTTTTTTCCAATTATAATTAACTAATTTAAAATTACCTATATTTAAACTTGGATACCCCTTAATATTTTTTAAAACCGAAGCGAACGATCGAATAGTATGATCTTCTATTTGTTGTAGTATACTTGAAAATTTAGGCTTAATAATATCATATCTAAAAAGATCCCAATCACCTGGCATATTTTGATGCTTTTTTCCTGGTTTAACTCTTTCCCCTAATGTTTCGGCTTTGCCGATATAAAGTAATTTCCTCTTCGTATTCGCTAAATAGTATATGACATTAACTGCATTCCGATGTTTTTTAAAATCTTTGACTTTTATCCAATCAGTGCTTCTTTGAATGAGATGTTTTCTATCCTTTTTATCAAAAATCCAACCAAAAACATTTTCATCTGCAAGTCTTTGGAATAAAGTATTCCATTTGTTCTCTATTTTTATAAAAACTTCACATTTAATTTCTTTTGCATTAATTGGGTGAAAAATCATAACTTCCTGTTCTCCTCCCTCAAGTTGTGTTCTAAAATGTTTTTTCTTTTTTTCAGTAATATCAAATAGCTCTTTTTGGCTTTTTATATTTACATAACTTTGGATAAAAGTTTTTCTCAATTTTTTTAAGAAGTCTTTGTTATTGTCCCACCTAATTTGATAAACAGGATGTTGATTTTTTCTATTCCAAAAACATAGTCTTACAGGAAATTTTTTATTGTCCCATTTTAAAATTACCTCTCTTGAACGGCCAAGTTTAATTTTTTTTCCGGCTAGAAAGTCATTGACATAATCCTGAGGTATTGTAAAACCCCAGTCCAGCATACTTCGATCGATTTTTTTGTAATATGGTTTATACATACTTACCGCCTTTTATTCGTGGTCTTAATCTAACCACGGGTAGTCAGTCTGTCAACTTTGGAGCCGGTTTGCCCAGGACTTTTGCGACGATTTCGGAGGCGGTGGTGTATTCCGGGTAGCGGATGTAGACATAGCGAAGATGGTCAGGGCGGTTGGGTTTATTTAAATGGCGCGTTTGTTGACCATTAGGATGAAGCAAAGCGACATCGACCTTTTATGCTGTTAGGCGAAGAGCGTCAAACATCTTTCTTTTCCCACCTGTAGAGCCTTCTTGCTTTTTCCATACAGTCATTATAGGTGGTTTTGCTTCTCAGGAATGAATATTTCTCGTCATTAATGTATTCGCGATATTTTCCCCTCTTAAATGTTTCGCTAAAGATAAAACGTATTTTCTTTGAGGCTATATCTTTTAACAGTTCCGTGTACTCCCCCTGAATTATCAACGAATCCCCGTACTTCTCAATGTATTCTTTCAACTTTTTGTCGTTCAAAAGACCTTGAATTAACAATGCCCATAATAAGTTTCTCGACTTAGTCACATAATAATACTTATTTTCACCCCTGCTAAGAATTTCTCCAATGATACTGGTAAGTCTGTACTGTATTTTATAGCAGAGAATCAATTTTCTGGCATCTACATGGAGATATTTATCCTTAAAAGTACTTTTGTAATAGTTTTCATTTTCAAAAACTTCGCTTATTTTTGACATTTTATCAATTTCGCCCTGGATAGCCAGAAGTGTTTGGGCAAATTTTTTGATTTCAATAGCTTTATCATCGTTTATACCCATTTGTTCCAGATCCTCATTAGTCAAGTTTTCAAAAGCATTTTCCCTTCGCTCGTAATAGATGTGTAATTCTTCTCTAAATTTATCTTCAAAACTCGATTGTATTAAGTCATTGGCCCTTAAATTCCAAGGCATGATGGGGTTTTGCCTGTTATTGTTTATTGTGACCTTGTTAAGAAACTCATCCTGTGAAGACTTAACAATACGCGCCATTACTTTTATCTTGGATAATTTTTCTGATAGTCGAGTATCTGTTTTATTTTCTTCTACAAAGCGCTTCAAAGTCATCACGGTTTGGGCACCATTTAATACCCTTGGTTCAATTATCAACATAGTATTGTCGTTTTGAACTAATTGCCCGGCGGTTAACGATATTCCATTGTGATAAAAAGTAAAATTTTCGATGGGTTCTTCTTCGGCGACGATTCTCTTCAGTGAACGCTTTATTTCCCGATTTGTTGCTTTTCCTTCGTCTAGTCCTGACCGGATATTCTTGTGGAACAGTTTTTCTCCCAAATCATTGTACATTTCAAGCAATTTGTTGAGGGATATAAAGGTTATAATCAGTTCGTTTTCACGGGATGACAATTTTAATGGATTTTCGCACTGAATCTCGTACTTATGAGATTCTTTCTTTTGAACTACTTCACTTACCAATCTTTGATTGGAGATGTATTGAAAAACTAAGCCAACTTCGCGGTTAAAGAAGCTATTAATAAGATGTGTTTTACTTTCCAGGTCTTCTTGCAGGTTGGCAAGAACTTTACTCTGCTCGGCTTTTTTGGGGTCGCCATCGAAGACAAAATGGATGAATATTCTGTTAATAATATCTCGATTCTCCAAGATGCAACTTCTGAGTTTAATTAATACTTGATTTTTGTTCCGGTCTTGAGGTGGATTACCAAAAACTCTTTCTAAACCATCTTTTATTAGTCTTTGAAAAGAGTCTTTAAATAACAGGGGGTTTGAGGACCACTTGAACTGGTACAAATACAGATTTTTTCTTTCTTGGTCAAAAAAGAAACCATCAATACCGTAGTCGTTTCCCCCAAAGGCAACAAATTGAGCGGCATCATCGAGTGTCAGATTGAATTTCTTGGACAAATACAACAAGCCAAAATAGTCTTCTTTGCGTCCTTCATACCGCCTACTCAAGTTTTTGTAGGCATCATTGATCTCGGCTTGGGTTATCTTGGTTATCATCCTCATCACCTCCAGCAATGATCTGTATATCTTATAATGACAGATACGGGGAGATATGATTGCAGTGTAGGGTCGATATTATTCACAATTTTTATACCTTTTGTACCCTTTACTGCTTTATGTACATTTTATATTTAATTTTTCTAAAAAGTCAAGTAAAAAATTGGTTGGGATTACGATTAGAAATAGCACATAAGTTTCCAGCATTAAAGAAGTTTTTGCGAAGCCCCAATTGGGGTGAGTGCCCTGTAAAATTTTTGTTCTTTGGTCATGGGCTCAATGTCCTGTTTGCGCTATAATGCCTGCCGCTGTCCCGAAGATAAAGTTTCATCCTACTCCCACCAAATTAACGGTTTAATAAGCTTATAATCCAAATCTTCAATGTTAATTTTTGTCCCGTCTTCAAACTCTACTTCGTCTTCTTTTATTTTTTCTTAATCCATTTACCGGTAAGATTAGATAAAGTTTCGGCGATGTCTATGTTTGGCATAAAAGCTTTGTTACAAGCACTACCAGTAAAATGATTGCTAATATCAATGTCCCTACTTGAAGCCAAACAAATATGGTACAAGATTCATTTGGAATATTTTTTTGCATTTCTTTGACCTTTTCTGAAATGTTATCTTTATTAATTTCCTCCTTCACAATTCCTTCTACAATAGCGAATTTAGC contains:
- a CDS encoding AIPR family protein; the encoded protein is MITKITQAEINDAYKNLSRRYEGRKEDYFGLLYLSKKFNLTLDDAAQFVAFGGNDYGIDGFFFDQERKNLYLYQFKWSSNPLLFKDSFQRLIKDGLERVFGNPPQDRNKNQVLIKLRSCILENRDIINRIFIHFVFDGDPKKAEQSKVLANLQEDLESKTHLINSFFNREVGLVFQYISNQRLVSEVVQKKESHKYEIQCENPLKLSSRENELIITFISLNKLLEMYNDLGEKLFHKNIRSGLDEGKATNREIKRSLKRIVAEEEPIENFTFYHNGISLTAGQLVQNDNTMLIIEPRVLNGAQTVMTLKRFVEENKTDTRLSEKLSKIKVMARIVKSSQDEFLNKVTINNNRQNPIMPWNLRANDLIQSSFEDKFREELHIYYERRENAFENLTNEDLEQMGINDDKAIEIKKFAQTLLAIQGEIDKMSKISEVFENENYYKSTFKDKYLHVDARKLILCYKIQYRLTSIIGEILSRGENKYYYVTKSRNLLWALLIQGLLNDKKLKEYIEKYGDSLIIQGEYTELLKDIASKKIRFIFSETFKRGKYREYINDEKYSFLRSKTTYNDCMEKARRLYRWEKKDV